From the Cryptomeria japonica chromosome 2, Sugi_1.0, whole genome shotgun sequence genome, one window contains:
- the LOC131869799 gene encoding 9-cis-epoxycarotenoid dioxygenase NCED1, chloroplastic-like, with amino-acid sequence MTNIITSIRPPSWKSLIASFCNAVDDFIDAKLEAPLGPDVDPKRILAGNFAPVDEIPSTECNELEGQIPPCLKGALYIRNGPNPQFPTSSGYNLLDGDGMIHALAFHKDGSRMTLSSRYVGTHKHLEEEFAGRPIFPNVFSGFRGYAGMARVALTALRVALSLIYLGKGVGMANTSLLLFNNKLLALGESGLPHELHVTTDGDIQTKGAFDFEGKLITRMTARPKINPRTGELVAYRYSILYPFLHLFRVTADGVKQPDVAISSMGKASIIHDFAITSRYAVFPDIQIVLDPAHIFKGANGTAVYFDRMGLQ; translated from the coding sequence ATGACAAACATCATAACATCAATCAGACCTCCGTCCTGGAAGTCTCTGATCGCGAGCTTTTGCAATGCTGTGGATGACTTTATCGACGCAAAACTCGAAGCGCCGCTCGGGCCAGACGTCGATCCGAAGCGCATATTGGCCGGCAACTTCGCTCCGGTGGACGAGATCCCGTCCACAGAATGCAATGAACTGGAAGGACAAATCCCACCCTGCTTGAAAGGGGCCCTTTACATCCGCAACGGACCCAATCCCCAATTCCCCACGTCATCCGGTTACAACCTCCTGGACGGTGACGGGATGATCCATGCCCTCGCCTTCCACAAAGATGGATCACGAATGACTCTCTCCAGTCGCTACGTGGGCACGCACAAACACTTGGAAGAAGAGTTTGCGGGCAGGCCCATCTTCCCTAATGTATTTTCCGGCTTCCGCGGCTACGCTGGCATGGCTAGAGTTGCCCTAACTGCGCTGAGAGTGGCTTTGAGCTTGATCTATCTAGGCAAAGGTGTGGGAATGGCGAATACAAGCCTTTTGCTCTTCAACAACAAGCTCTTGGCGCTCGGTGAATCAGGGCTGCCGCACGAATTGCACGTCACGACCGATGGAGACATTCAAACAAAAGGAGCCTTCGATTTCGAGGGGAAATTGATTACACGCATGACAGCGCGCCCGAAGATTAATCCCCGCACGGGTGAGCTCGTTGCTTACCGCTATTCCattctttatccttttcttcatttgtttAGGGTGACGGCTGACGGTGTGAAGCAGCCCGACGTAGCGATTTCTTCCATGGGCAAGGCTTCGATAATCCATGACTTCGCCATAACGAGCAGGTACGCAGTGTTCCCTGACATTCAGATTGTTTTGGACCCTGCGCACATTTTTAAAGGAGCGAATGGTACTGCCGTCTACTTTGATCGAATGGGTCTGCAATGA
- the LOC131038388 gene encoding zeaxanthin 7,8(7',8')-cleavage dioxygenase, chromoplastic yields MRWFDVPGLNFLHTLNALDEDGEYEIVLIAVNFSPAENFMEKVAAMHFTVENIRINLNSGIVVRKPVACRSLEFGVINQRFVGRKNRYAYMCMAAAGAPVPQMGGLVKLDFEAPDGVVACTTFGEGCFCGEPFFVPRTNDRCTAEDDGYIVVLTHNDNTQISKFVVMDAQSPTLDIVASVKLPQRVPFGFHGLFVSATDLAAA; encoded by the coding sequence ATGAGATGGTTTGACGTTCCGGGTCTCAACTTCTTGCATACTTTGAATGCATTGGACGAGGATGGGGAGTACGAGATCGTGCTCATCGCCGTCAATTTCTCTCCCGCTGAAAATTTCATGGAGAAAGTGGCTGCGATGCATTTCACAGTGGAGAACATTCGCATCAATCTGAATTCGGGCATAGTGGTGAGAAAGCCCGTGGCATGCCGGTCTCTTGAGTTTGGGGTGATCAACCAGCGGTTCGTGGGGAGAAAGAACCGATACGCTTACATGTGCATGGCTGCTGCAGGCGCACCGGTTCCTCAAATGGGCGGCCTTGTCAAGCTCGATTTTGAAGCTCCAGATGGTGTGGTAGCGTGCACAACATTTGGGGAAGGATGTTTTTGTGGCGAGCCATTCTTTGTGCCTCGTACTAATGATCGCTGTACTGCGGAGGACGATGGTTATATTGTGGTCTTAACGCACAATGACAATACGCAGATTTCCAAATTTGTCGTGATGGATGCGCAGTCTCCTACACTAGACATCGTGGCATCCGTGAAGCTTCCGCAAAGAGTTCCGTTTGGCTTCCATGGCCTCTTCGTTTCTGCGACAGATTTGGCTGCCGCTTAA